From the Solanum lycopersicum chromosome 10, SLM_r2.1 genome, one window contains:
- the LOC101258314 gene encoding probable protein S-acyltransferase 1, whose product MGGGITNQDLAFSSKSMDTSKLKKRLYQVWKGRNKFLCGGRLIFGPDAASLYLSTFLIGAPALTFCIKMLFMIPKVSPIYGHVVLILGLIITVLALSFLFMTSSSNPGIVPRNSRPPDLDEILNASSASMEWVGNAAPDVKLPRTKDLFINGHSVKVKFCDTCLLYRPPRASHCSICNNCVQRFDHHCPWVGQCIGVRNYRCFFLFITSTTTLCIYVFTFSLLNLLGQPGSFLHAMSTDIVSVVLICYCFIAVWFVGGLSVFHFYLMSTNQTTYENFRYRYEKKENPYSRGILKNLREILCSKIPVSLVNFREWVIEEDDASMRSMSMSHRFGSINSKGKFDLEMGGILGKDANFQVDYGGIDESLKKTKNDNANLDPLFFPDDQDAESTHSNEQRTVEDGRTEEDSNHGSS is encoded by the exons ATGGGGGGTGGGATCACAAATCAAGATTTGGCTTTTTCTTCCAAATCCATGGACACTTCTAAATTGAAGAAAAGGCTTTATCAAGTTTGGAAGGGTCGAAAT AAATTTCTATGTGGAGGAAGATTGATCTTTGGTCCTGATGCAGCATCACTGTACTTATCGACGTTTCTGATAGGGGCTCCTGCATTGACATTTTGCATAAAAATGCTATTCATGATACCAAAAGTCAGTCCAATATATGGTCATGTTGTACTAATTTTGGGACTCATCATCACAGTTTTG GCGTTGAGTTTTCTCTTCATGACATCTTCAAGCAATCCAGGAATAGTTCCTAGGAACTCGCGGCCACCTGACTTGGATGAAATATTGAATGCAAGTTCAGCATCTATGGAGTGGGTAGGCAATGCAGCCCCTGATGTGAAGTTACCAAGAACAAAGGACCTTTTTATCAACGGTCATTCAGTAAAAGTCAAGTTTTGTGACACATGTTTGCTCTATCGTCCACCACGTGCTTCTCATTGCTCGATTTGTAACAACTGTGTTCAGAGATTTGATCACCACTGTCCATGGGTGGGTCAGTGTATTGGAGTT CGTAATTATCGgtgttttttccttttcattacaTCAACAACAACTTTGTGCATATATGTGTTCACATTTTCACTGCTGAACCTTCTTGGACAACCAGGGAGCTTTTTGCATGCCATGTCAACAGATATTGTATCTGTGGTTTTGATATGCTATTGCTTCATAGCTGTATGGTTTGTCGGAGGTCTAAGCGTCTTCCATTTTTACCTAATGTCAACCAACCAG ACAACATATGAAAACTTCAGATATCGTtatgaaaagaaagagaaccCATACAGCCGTGGCATTTTGAAGAATCTCAGGGAAATCTTATGCTCTAAGATCCCAGTTTCATTGGTCAACTTTCGCGAGTGGGTGATTGAAGAAGACGATGCAAGTATGAGATCCATGTCCATGAGTCATAGATTTGGTTCAATCAACTCCAAAGGGAAGTTTGATTTAGAGATGGGAGGCATACTCGGAAAGGATGCTAATTTCCAAGTGGATTATGGTGGCATTGATGAATCTTTGAAGAAGACGAAAAACGATAATGCTAATCTTGATCCTCTTTTCTTTCCTGATGATCAAGATGCAGAGTCAACACATTCAAATGAGCAAAGAACAGTCGAAGATGGCAGAA